A single Verrucomicrobiota bacterium DNA region contains:
- the nadB gene encoding L-aspartate oxidase, whose amino-acid sequence MKHFDFLVLGSGIAGLSFALKVAPRGRVGIVTKKQRAESNTNYAQGGIAAVTSKEDSFELHVRDTLEAGAGLCHENVVRTIIEEGPARIAELIELGMRFSEREIPRSHGVKELDLGKEGGHSKRRILHAQDVTGREIERALLAAIATQPTIEIFEDHFAIDLITSQKLGYVGENRCLGVYVLNKISGQVETFIARNVLLATGGCGKVYLYTTNPDIATGDGVAMAYRAGAAVANMEFIQFHPTCLYHPKAKSFLISEAVRGEGGVLKTVEGAEFMNKHHPLKSLAPRDIVARAIDSEMKKSGADHVLLDITHQPASFLKERFPNIYATCLQYGIDIAKEPIPVVPAAHYQCGGVLTNLHGETEIPGLYAVGEVACTGLHGANRLASNSLLEALVLANRAAHHALTHVSPDVKIEIPGWQSGHAHNPDELVVVSHNWDEIRRLMWDYVGIVRTNKRLQRAKSRIANLQQEILEFYWDFIVTNDLLELRNIATVAELIVHSALQRPESRGLHYNLDYPNPNPDWAQRNTILRKPA is encoded by the coding sequence ATGAAACACTTCGACTTCCTGGTTCTTGGCAGCGGCATTGCGGGGCTTTCTTTCGCTCTGAAGGTGGCACCACGCGGGCGCGTGGGGATTGTCACCAAGAAACAACGCGCCGAGTCGAACACGAACTACGCCCAGGGCGGCATCGCCGCAGTCACGAGCAAGGAAGACTCGTTCGAACTGCACGTGCGTGACACGTTGGAAGCGGGCGCCGGACTTTGTCACGAAAATGTCGTCCGCACCATCATCGAAGAAGGTCCGGCGCGCATCGCCGAGTTGATCGAACTCGGAATGCGTTTTTCCGAACGCGAAATTCCCCGCTCCCACGGCGTGAAAGAACTTGATCTAGGCAAGGAAGGCGGTCACTCGAAGCGCCGCATTCTGCACGCCCAAGATGTGACCGGTCGCGAAATTGAGCGCGCTCTGCTGGCGGCGATCGCTACCCAACCAACTATTGAAATTTTTGAAGACCATTTTGCCATCGACCTCATCACCAGCCAGAAACTCGGTTACGTTGGAGAAAACCGTTGCCTCGGCGTTTATGTGCTGAACAAAATCAGCGGGCAGGTGGAGACTTTCATCGCCCGAAACGTGCTGCTGGCGACCGGTGGTTGCGGCAAGGTTTACCTTTACACGACCAACCCCGACATCGCCACCGGAGATGGCGTGGCGATGGCCTATCGCGCCGGTGCGGCCGTCGCCAATATGGAGTTCATCCAGTTTCATCCGACCTGTCTTTACCATCCCAAAGCGAAATCGTTTCTCATCAGCGAAGCGGTGCGCGGCGAGGGGGGCGTTCTCAAAACGGTGGAGGGCGCGGAATTCATGAACAAGCATCATCCGCTCAAATCGCTCGCGCCGCGCGACATCGTGGCCCGCGCCATCGACAGCGAAATGAAGAAGAGCGGCGCCGATCATGTCCTGCTCGACATCACGCACCAGCCGGCGAGTTTCCTCAAGGAACGATTTCCCAACATCTATGCCACGTGCCTGCAATACGGCATCGACATTGCAAAAGAGCCGATCCCCGTCGTTCCGGCCGCGCATTATCAATGTGGTGGCGTGCTGACCAATCTGCACGGCGAAACCGAAATCCCCGGCCTTTACGCCGTGGGGGAGGTGGCCTGCACTGGGTTGCACGGCGCGAACCGGCTGGCCAGCAATTCCCTGCTCGAAGCGCTGGTCCTGGCGAATCGTGCCGCCCATCATGCTCTCACTCATGTGTCGCCGGACGTGAAGATAGAAATCCCCGGCTGGCAATCCGGCCACGCGCACAATCCCGACGAACTCGTCGTCGTCTCGCACAACTGGGACGAGATCCGACGCCTGATGTGGGATTACGTTGGCATCGTCCGCACGAACAAACGCCTGCAACGCGCGAAGTCGCGCATCGCCAACCTGCAACAGGAGATTCTGGAGTTTTATTGGGACTTCATCGTCACCAATGATTTGTTGGAGTTGCGCAACATCGCGACCGTGGCCGAACTGATTGTCCACAGCGCGCTGCAACGCCCGGAGAGTCGCGGGCTGCATTACAACCTGGATTATCCCAACCCAAATCCCGACTGGGCGCAGCGCAACACGATTCTGCGCAAGCCCGCGTAG
- a CDS encoding sodium:calcium symporter, with the protein MIWRLEHMTEKGVEGTVLGTLVMPYCSGLPNLIFVFVLASKGGSGKEVMINCLVNNVTNMTFLIGLPAIFWGMSVLPARKGKKKKKSEETHRINRLSLLLTLTAVLFFTGAVWALGRDGKLDFGDGLVLVGLFLFWQCFHIFDVLKNNVRQNKSFHWTLFLDLALLAVGAYGIYVSVNWLVDWVSHIQTGFISAKRLGWLSGWLMVLPNALLALYYGWRKRPEVIYSSQVGDGHICIPLCVGIFALYRTIVVPNFFDAGIQMLVGATLVHFFFVAIFGQLPRFMGWILTGVYGVFLYKGLIE; encoded by the coding sequence ATGATCTGGCGGCTGGAGCACATGACGGAAAAAGGCGTGGAGGGGACGGTGCTGGGCACGCTGGTCATGCCGTACTGTTCGGGTCTGCCCAATTTGATTTTTGTTTTCGTGCTCGCGAGCAAGGGCGGCAGTGGCAAAGAGGTGATGATCAACTGCCTCGTCAACAATGTCACGAACATGACGTTCTTGATCGGGCTGCCGGCGATTTTCTGGGGCATGAGTGTGCTGCCCGCGCGTAAAGGGAAAAAGAAAAAGAAGAGCGAGGAGACCCATCGCATCAACCGTCTCTCGCTTCTGTTGACGCTGACGGCGGTTTTGTTTTTTACCGGCGCGGTGTGGGCTTTGGGACGCGACGGCAAACTGGATTTCGGCGATGGTCTGGTGTTGGTCGGCCTGTTTCTATTCTGGCAATGCTTTCACATCTTTGACGTGTTGAAGAACAATGTCCGGCAGAACAAATCGTTCCATTGGACTCTGTTCCTGGACCTGGCGCTGCTGGCGGTCGGTGCTTATGGCATCTACGTCAGCGTGAACTGGCTGGTGGACTGGGTTTCCCACATTCAGACCGGCTTCATCAGCGCCAAGCGGCTGGGCTGGTTGAGCGGCTGGCTAATGGTGCTGCCGAATGCGTTGCTGGCGCTCTATTACGGCTGGCGAAAACGGCCGGAGGTCATCTACAGTTCGCAGGTGGGCGACGGACACATCTGCATTCCGCTGTGCGTTGGTATTTTTGCGTTGTATCGGACGATCGTCGTACCGAACTTCTTTGACGCCGGGATTCAGATGCTGGTCGGAGCGACGCTCGTCCATTTCTTCTTCGTGGCCATTTTCGGTCAACTGCCCCGCTTCATGGGATGGATTCTGACCGGTGTTTACGGGGTGTTCCTCTACAAGGGACTGATTGAATAA
- a CDS encoding leucine-rich repeat domain-containing protein: MKAVRKSVAVWSVVLAAGLSASAAYAQTEVTFPDPNLEAAIRAALDKPTGRLTSEDLQALTSLSAYNASIGNLSGLEWATNLARLELAGNAVSDLSPLAALFSLTELNIGDNLIPTGDELSVLTNLTRLCLNGNSISNLTFLQGLNKLTSLELEKNRIRELSPLSTLTNLSSLALGGNPIGDYSTLSGLTGLTNLALCDGGITNLAVLRDLWRLTSVVLYKNLVTDLSPLAGLTNLNSLDLRWNTITNCDVVLAAAANLTTLYLGGNSISNVSFLQHLIRLNFLNLGDNQISDLSPLTTLANLSYVVLSGNPVTNYSALSGWTELVNLELRGNAISNLTFLSGLSRLSYIDLAYNRVGDLLPLATLTNLTALVLTGNPITNFTELSGLTNLTGLWLYHNSVSNLTFLDGLKRLTHLLLDDNRIADLSPLTGLTNLNCLELGHNPITNHTLLAALTNLTHLKLDGLSLSNLSFVQGLSRLVSLNLRNNRL, translated from the coding sequence GTGAAAGCCGTTCGAAAATCTGTTGCTGTCTGGTCTGTGGTTCTTGCTGCAGGGCTGTCCGCCAGCGCTGCCTACGCCCAAACGGAGGTCACCTTTCCTGACCCGAACCTCGAAGCCGCCATCCGCGCCGCGTTGGACAAACCAACCGGCCGACTCACCAGTGAGGATCTCCAGGCGCTGACCTCGCTTTCCGCCTACAACGCGAGTATCGGCAACCTGTCCGGTTTGGAATGGGCGACCAACCTGGCGCGTCTCGAACTGGCCGGAAATGCCGTCAGCGATCTTTCACCGCTCGCCGCGCTGTTCAGCCTCACGGAATTGAATATCGGAGATAACTTGATTCCCACCGGCGACGAACTGTCCGTCTTGACCAACCTCACCCGTCTTTGCTTGAACGGCAACTCGATCAGCAACCTGACCTTTCTACAGGGCTTGAACAAGCTTACTTCGCTGGAACTTGAAAAGAACCGCATCCGCGAACTTTCACCTCTGTCCACTTTGACAAACCTGAGTTCGCTGGCCTTGGGCGGAAATCCAATCGGCGACTACTCGACGCTGTCCGGCTTGACCGGTCTGACCAATCTCGCGCTGTGTGACGGCGGCATTACAAATCTGGCCGTGCTGCGGGATTTGTGGCGGTTGACCTCGGTGGTCCTCTACAAAAACCTCGTCACCGATCTTTCTCCGCTGGCGGGATTAACGAACCTGAACAGCCTGGACCTCAGATGGAATACGATCACGAACTGCGACGTGGTGCTGGCGGCGGCCGCCAACCTGACCACCTTGTATCTGGGCGGTAATTCCATCAGCAACGTGTCCTTCCTGCAGCATCTGATCCGTTTGAATTTCTTGAACCTCGGCGACAACCAGATCAGCGACCTGTCGCCGTTGACCACGCTCGCCAACTTGAGCTACGTGGTGCTGAGCGGAAATCCCGTCACCAATTACTCCGCGCTGTCCGGCTGGACGGAGCTGGTCAATCTTGAGTTGCGCGGCAATGCCATCAGCAACCTGACATTCCTGTCCGGCTTGAGCCGGCTCAGCTACATTGATCTGGCCTACAACCGTGTCGGTGATCTGTTGCCGCTGGCGACGCTGACGAATTTAACCGCTTTGGTACTGACCGGCAATCCGATCACCAACTTTACGGAGCTATCTGGATTGACCAATCTGACCGGTCTTTGGTTGTACCATAACTCCGTGAGCAACCTGACTTTTCTTGATGGCCTGAAGCGATTGACACATCTCCTCCTCGACGACAACCGGATCGCCGACCTGTCGCCACTGACCGGATTGACGAATCTAAACTGCCTGGAGCTGGGCCATAACCCGATCACCAACCACACCCTGCTGGCCGCGCTGACCAATCTGACTCACCTCAAGCTGGATGGCCTGTCCCTCAGCAACCTGAGTTTTGTCCAAGGGTTGAGCCGACTGGTGTCGCTCAACCTGCGGAACAATCGGCTTTAG